Proteins encoded together in one Orrella marina window:
- a CDS encoding AAA family ATPase, translated as MTEQNTAQQSHRFEGSDRYVTTDDLKLAVNAALALQRPLLIKGEPGTGKTMLAEEVASALGRPLLQWHIKSTTKAHQGLYEYDAVSRLRDSQLGDERVKDIHNYIIKGVLWQAFSSETPTVLLIDEIDKADIEFPNDLLRELDQMEFHVYETRQTIKAIHRPLVIITSNNEKDLPDAFLRRCFFHYIRFPDRDTLKDIVAVHFPDLHADVLRAALDAFFALREAPGLKKKPSTSEFLDWLRLLIAEDISAEEVEAHNATSVPILAGALLKNEQDVQLLERLAAVTRNSTRRAP; from the coding sequence ATGACCGAGCAGAATACAGCGCAGCAATCTCACCGATTTGAGGGATCCGACCGTTACGTCACCACCGATGATCTGAAACTCGCCGTCAACGCAGCCCTTGCCCTGCAAAGGCCGTTATTGATAAAGGGCGAGCCCGGCACGGGAAAGACCATGCTGGCTGAAGAAGTCGCGAGCGCGCTGGGACGGCCTCTTTTGCAGTGGCACATCAAGTCGACCACCAAGGCACACCAGGGTTTGTATGAGTATGACGCTGTCTCCCGCTTGAGGGACTCCCAGCTCGGCGATGAGCGCGTCAAGGACATACACAACTATATTATCAAGGGCGTGCTGTGGCAGGCGTTCAGCTCCGAGACCCCGACCGTGTTGCTGATCGACGAGATCGACAAAGCAGACATCGAGTTCCCGAACGATCTGTTACGCGAACTGGACCAGATGGAGTTCCATGTCTACGAGACGCGCCAGACCATCAAGGCCATACACCGTCCGCTCGTGATTATTACGTCCAACAACGAGAAGGATCTTCCAGACGCATTCCTGCGCCGTTGTTTCTTTCACTATATCCGCTTCCCTGACCGCGATACACTCAAGGATATTGTTGCGGTCCACTTTCCGGACTTGCACGCGGACGTACTCAGGGCGGCACTCGATGCATTTTTTGCCCTGCGCGAGGCGCCCGGTCTCAAGAAAAAGCCCTCCACCTCCGAGTTTCTGGACTGGTTGCGGTTGCTGATTGCAGAGGACATCAGTGCAGAAGAAGTCGAGGCCCATAATGCTACATCGGTACCCATTCTTGCGGGCGCACTGCTCAAAAACGAGCAGGACGTGCAACTGCTCGAGCGTCTTGCAGCCGTCACACGCAACTCAACACGCCGCGCGCCATGA
- the icd gene encoding NADP-dependent isocitrate dehydrogenase yields MSYQHIKVPAEGSKITVNADYSLNVPDQPIIPYIEGDGTGMDITPVMLKVVDAAVAKAYGGKRKIHWMEVYAGEKSTKVYGPDVWLPEETLDAVKDYVVSIKGPLTTPVGGGIRSLNVALRQQLDLYVCLRPVRYFKGVPSPLREPEKTNMVIFRENSEDIYAGIEFEAESEQAKALIEFLQTKLNVNKIRFPNTSGIGVKPVSREGTERLVRKAIQYAIDNDRASVTLVHKGNIMKFTEGGFRDWGYALAQKEFGAQLIDGGPWSKFTNPKTGREIIVKDSIADAFLQQILLRPAEYDVIATLNLNGDYVSDALAAQVGGIGIAPGANLSDSVAMFEATHGTAPKYAGKDYVNPGSEILSAEMMLRHMGWIEAADLIISSMEKSILSKNVTYDFARLLEGANQVSCSGFGQVMIDHM; encoded by the coding sequence ATGTCATACCAGCACATCAAAGTGCCCGCTGAGGGCAGCAAAATCACCGTCAACGCGGACTATTCGCTCAACGTTCCTGATCAGCCGATCATCCCTTATATCGAGGGTGATGGCACCGGCATGGATATTACCCCGGTCATGCTGAAGGTTGTGGACGCTGCTGTTGCGAAAGCTTACGGTGGCAAGCGCAAGATCCATTGGATGGAAGTCTACGCTGGTGAGAAGTCAACTAAAGTATACGGCCCGGATGTGTGGCTGCCAGAGGAAACCCTTGATGCAGTCAAGGACTACGTTGTGTCGATCAAGGGTCCTCTGACGACTCCGGTTGGTGGTGGCATCCGCTCGCTCAACGTTGCGTTGCGCCAGCAACTCGACCTGTATGTCTGCCTGCGCCCCGTGCGTTACTTCAAAGGTGTTCCCTCACCGTTGCGTGAGCCCGAGAAGACCAACATGGTCATCTTCCGTGAGAACTCGGAAGACATCTACGCCGGTATCGAATTTGAAGCTGAATCAGAGCAGGCCAAGGCCCTGATCGAGTTCCTGCAGACCAAGCTCAACGTTAACAAGATCCGCTTCCCGAACACTTCCGGTATTGGTGTCAAGCCAGTGTCCCGTGAGGGAACCGAGCGCCTGGTTCGCAAGGCGATTCAGTATGCAATCGACAATGATCGTGCATCGGTTACGCTGGTTCACAAGGGCAACATCATGAAGTTCACCGAAGGTGGCTTCCGTGACTGGGGCTACGCGCTTGCGCAAAAGGAGTTTGGTGCACAGCTGATCGACGGCGGACCATGGAGCAAGTTCACGAACCCCAAAACGGGCCGTGAAATCATCGTCAAGGATTCGATCGCCGATGCGTTCCTTCAGCAGATCCTTCTGCGTCCAGCTGAGTACGATGTCATTGCGACGCTGAATCTGAACGGTGACTATGTTTCTGACGCGCTTGCTGCTCAGGTCGGCGGTATCGGTATCGCTCCGGGTGCCAACTTGTCCGACTCTGTTGCAATGTTTGAAGCAACTCACGGTACTGCGCCAAAGTACGCTGGCAAGGATTACGTCAACCCAGGCTCCGAGATTCTGTCAGCTGAAATGATGCTGCGTCACATGGGCTGGATTGAAGCTGCAGATTTGATCATCTCCAGCATGGAGAAGTCGATTTTGTCCAAAAACGTGACATATGACTTTGCACGTTTGCTCGAAGGTGCGAACCAGGTTTCGTGCTCGGGGTTCGGTCAGGTCATGATTGACCACATGTAA
- a CDS encoding sodium:solute symporter family protein produces the protein MSDSQHYQTWRAGLIRAYAFYAFGFIVLIGVLAAFETLGLAREWIGYIFLLVTVLMYATIGIVCRTSDPVEYYVAGRRVPAVFNGMATAADWMSVASFIGVAGSLYFAGYEGLAYILGWTGGYVLLALFIAPYLRKFGHYTVPDFLGARYEGDLPRLIGVLCTLACSFTYLVAQIYGVGLITTRLTGITFELGVFIALGSMLICSFLGGMRAVTWTQVGQYIILVLAYLVPVVWLSISETGKVVPHVGAGQLMPELIEKQNQINNDSSEMSLRAYWGSQEQLMQMRLDALPESWQAERENLRLHLVRARASDAPMLEIRRLERSLANYPETSKAALEQWSTQRDMYASRAAAPKADHLPFDYDDPEKAVQARNNFLALLVCLMLGTAGLPHILARSLTTQSVSATRQSVFWSLLFILVLYLTAPALAVLVKNQIYQNVVGLSYSGLPDWISAWGALDRSLIDLVDLNGDGIVQLGEIHLGTDMVVLAGPEIGGMPVVLSGLVAAGAMAAALSTADGLLLTISNALSHDTSFRIVSPAMNSTRQVIMSKVFLLGVAFAAAWVATRTPADIIFMVTAAFSFAAASFFPALVLGIFWKRTNYWGVSTGMLAGIAMTFYYMALTQPWLREICFDVPRSAPVDLWFGIQPNAAGLFGIPLAFAVMFVISLLTPAPGQRASAMVDFLRRPE, from the coding sequence TTGAGCGACAGTCAACACTATCAGACCTGGCGAGCAGGGCTTATTCGAGCATATGCTTTCTATGCGTTTGGCTTCATTGTTCTGATTGGAGTGCTGGCGGCTTTCGAGACGCTCGGGCTGGCAAGAGAGTGGATAGGCTACATCTTCCTGCTGGTCACTGTTCTCATGTACGCGACGATCGGAATTGTTTGCAGAACATCAGACCCTGTTGAGTATTACGTCGCCGGTCGACGAGTCCCGGCAGTATTCAATGGCATGGCCACTGCAGCTGACTGGATGTCAGTTGCCTCCTTCATCGGTGTTGCAGGTTCGCTTTATTTTGCGGGATATGAGGGGCTTGCCTATATCCTGGGGTGGACAGGAGGCTATGTGTTGCTGGCCTTGTTCATAGCACCGTACCTACGCAAGTTCGGGCATTATACCGTTCCTGATTTTCTTGGTGCGCGTTATGAAGGAGATCTTCCCAGGTTGATTGGCGTGCTTTGCACTCTTGCCTGTTCCTTCACGTATCTGGTCGCGCAGATCTATGGGGTAGGGCTCATTACGACACGTCTGACAGGAATCACCTTCGAGCTCGGTGTTTTCATTGCGTTGGGCAGCATGCTCATTTGTTCCTTTCTGGGCGGTATGCGTGCCGTGACGTGGACACAGGTCGGGCAGTACATCATTCTGGTTCTGGCTTATCTAGTGCCTGTCGTCTGGTTATCGATCAGTGAGACCGGTAAGGTTGTTCCCCACGTAGGCGCCGGACAGCTGATGCCAGAGTTGATCGAGAAGCAGAACCAGATCAACAATGACTCATCGGAAATGTCGCTGCGTGCTTACTGGGGCTCCCAGGAACAGTTGATGCAGATGCGGCTTGATGCGTTGCCAGAGTCATGGCAGGCGGAGCGAGAGAACCTGCGACTTCATCTGGTCAGGGCACGTGCCAGCGACGCGCCTATGCTGGAGATCAGACGGCTTGAGCGATCTCTTGCAAACTACCCGGAAACCTCCAAGGCGGCTCTGGAGCAATGGTCAACACAACGAGACATGTATGCGTCAAGGGCGGCCGCACCAAAGGCTGACCACCTTCCGTTTGATTACGATGATCCAGAAAAGGCAGTACAGGCTAGAAACAACTTCCTGGCGCTACTGGTTTGTCTGATGCTGGGGACTGCGGGTTTGCCGCACATTCTTGCGCGCTCTCTGACAACCCAGTCTGTGTCCGCGACACGTCAATCAGTTTTTTGGTCACTGCTTTTCATTCTCGTCCTGTATCTGACCGCGCCTGCGCTGGCGGTTCTGGTCAAGAATCAGATTTATCAGAACGTGGTTGGACTGTCATATTCAGGTTTGCCGGACTGGATCAGTGCCTGGGGAGCGCTGGATCGCTCACTGATCGATCTGGTGGACTTGAACGGCGACGGGATTGTCCAGTTGGGCGAGATTCATCTGGGTACTGACATGGTTGTGCTAGCTGGCCCTGAAATTGGTGGTATGCCGGTGGTCCTCTCAGGGCTGGTTGCTGCCGGTGCGATGGCAGCCGCACTCTCCACAGCGGATGGTTTGCTACTCACCATCTCCAATGCGTTGTCGCATGACACCAGTTTCCGGATCGTGTCGCCAGCCATGAACAGCACTCGTCAGGTCATCATGTCCAAGGTCTTTCTGCTGGGAGTGGCCTTCGCTGCTGCATGGGTTGCAACGCGCACGCCTGCTGACATCATATTCATGGTGACCGCTGCCTTCTCGTTTGCAGCAGCGAGCTTTTTCCCTGCACTTGTTTTAGGTATTTTCTGGAAGCGAACAAATTACTGGGGAGTTTCGACGGGCATGCTTGCCGGGATCGCCATGACCTTCTACTACATGGCACTGACGCAGCCTTGGTTACGTGAAATTTGCTTCGATGTGCCGCGCAGTGCCCCGGTTGACCTATGGTTCGGGATTCAGCCTAATGCTGCCGGGCTGTTCGGCATTCCCCTGGCTTTCGCGGTGATGTTCGTCATCTCTTTGTTAACGCCAGCACCTGGTCAGCGCGCGTCAGCCATGGTCGACTTTCTGAGGCGGCCTGAGTAG
- a CDS encoding c-type cytochrome, which translates to MKFIATGVLVIAGAFSASQAGAADLAAGKAVWDKLNCASCHGADATKSIDPSYPILAGQHADYLAHALTAYQRGAKGLPASANTRNNAIMAAFATQLTKEDIQNVSAWLSSLPGPLAVRR; encoded by the coding sequence ATGAAATTCATTGCGACCGGTGTTTTGGTAATCGCAGGCGCGTTTTCTGCGTCTCAGGCAGGAGCTGCTGATCTCGCAGCAGGCAAAGCCGTTTGGGATAAGCTCAACTGTGCTTCCTGTCATGGCGCCGATGCGACCAAGTCGATTGATCCGTCTTATCCAATTCTGGCTGGCCAGCACGCTGATTATCTGGCGCATGCTCTGACAGCCTATCAGCGTGGTGCGAAAGGATTGCCGGCTTCTGCCAATACCCGCAACAACGCGATCATGGCAGCATTTGCCACGCAGTTGACCAAAGAGGACATTCAGAACGTCTCTGCATGGCTCTCTTCTCTGCCAGGCCCGCTGGCTGTTCGCAGATAA
- the trxB gene encoding thioredoxin-disulfide reductase — protein MSETHHSKVLILGSGPAGYSAAVYAARANLKPTVITGMAQGGQLMTTTEVDNWPADPQGVQGPELMQRFQAHAERFETEIIFDHISSVDLTQRPFRLQGDGGTSYTCDALVIATGASAKYLGLPSEEAFMGRGVSGCATCDGFFYKGQDVVVVGGGNTAVEEALYLSNICKTVTVVHRRDKFRAEPIMIDKLLEKAESGNVKLALHRELEEVIGDDSGVTGVRLRSTKGEDPLELTVHGVFIAIGHQPNTGIFEGQVKMENGYIVTRSGLQGLATMTSVEGVFAAGDVQDHVYRQAITSAGTGCMAALDAQRWLENQQD, from the coding sequence ATGTCGGAAACACATCACTCCAAAGTCCTGATCCTCGGCTCAGGCCCAGCAGGATATAGTGCAGCAGTTTACGCCGCGAGAGCAAACCTGAAGCCAACGGTCATCACCGGGATGGCCCAGGGCGGTCAGCTAATGACCACCACCGAGGTCGACAACTGGCCCGCTGACCCCCAGGGTGTGCAGGGCCCCGAACTGATGCAGCGCTTTCAGGCGCACGCAGAACGCTTCGAGACCGAAATCATTTTCGATCACATCAGCTCAGTTGATCTGACCCAGCGGCCATTCCGACTGCAAGGCGATGGTGGCACATCGTACACGTGTGATGCGCTCGTGATTGCAACCGGCGCATCAGCCAAGTACCTTGGTCTACCCTCCGAAGAGGCATTCATGGGGCGAGGAGTCTCAGGTTGCGCCACCTGCGATGGCTTTTTCTATAAAGGCCAGGATGTCGTCGTCGTCGGAGGCGGCAATACTGCGGTCGAAGAAGCACTATACCTGTCCAACATCTGCAAGACAGTAACTGTGGTTCACCGCCGTGACAAGTTCCGTGCCGAGCCGATCATGATCGACAAGCTCCTGGAGAAAGCCGAATCAGGCAATGTCAAACTCGCATTACACCGCGAACTTGAAGAGGTAATTGGTGATGATTCCGGCGTGACTGGCGTACGTCTGCGCAGCACGAAAGGCGAGGACCCGCTCGAACTGACAGTCCATGGCGTCTTCATTGCAATCGGCCATCAGCCAAACACCGGCATTTTTGAAGGGCAGGTGAAGATGGAGAACGGTTATATCGTGACGCGCAGCGGACTCCAGGGTCTTGCTACTATGACCTCGGTCGAGGGTGTTTTCGCTGCAGGTGATGTACAGGATCACGTCTACCGACAGGCCATCACCAGCGCAGGAACGGGCTGCATGGCCGCGCTCGATGCACAGCGCTGGCTGGAGAACCAGCAAGACTAG
- a CDS encoding DUF1841 family protein, with the protein MFDPSRDQVRTFFIEAWKKRKDSQIMTPLESMAANLVAMHPEYHEDMEDPDALNREFPVEQGRTNPFLHLSMHLAIAEQISIDHPPGIRQAHQKLASRLDDHEAAHEIMECLGQVVWESQRLGKPLDNDTYVDLILRRAS; encoded by the coding sequence GTGTTTGATCCCAGCAGAGACCAGGTCAGAACATTCTTTATTGAAGCCTGGAAAAAACGTAAAGACAGCCAGATTATGACGCCACTGGAAAGCATGGCAGCCAATCTGGTGGCCATGCATCCTGAATACCATGAAGACATGGAAGACCCTGATGCTCTGAACCGGGAGTTTCCGGTCGAACAGGGTCGAACCAATCCGTTTCTTCATCTGTCCATGCATCTTGCAATCGCAGAGCAGATCTCCATTGATCATCCGCCTGGAATTCGTCAGGCACATCAGAAACTCGCAAGTCGCCTGGATGATCACGAGGCGGCACACGAAATCATGGAATGCCTCGGGCAGGTCGTCTGGGAATCACAGCGTCTGGGAAAGCCACTGGATAACGACACATATGTTGACCTGATATTGCGACGAGCTTCCTGA
- a CDS encoding GNAT family N-acetyltransferase encodes MTTFRTPPQPCTLTLGDIRLEPLDTLHTAGLETAAMDGELWNLRVTSVPEPRNAEQYIRDALKGLADGHMLPFAVIHVPTNTVIGSTRYHDIITPVARLEIGYTWYGASWQRSSVNTSCKLMLMTHAFETLGARVVGWRTDNFNFASQRAIERLGAKRDGVLRGHALRRDGTIRDTVMYSVTAGEWPEIKAHLNYLMARYAR; translated from the coding sequence ATGACGACATTTCGCACTCCTCCCCAACCCTGCACGCTCACGCTTGGAGACATTCGGCTTGAGCCGCTGGACACCCTGCACACCGCTGGTCTCGAGACAGCAGCGATGGACGGTGAACTCTGGAATCTGCGTGTGACATCAGTTCCGGAACCCAGGAATGCAGAGCAGTACATTCGCGATGCGCTCAAAGGTCTGGCAGATGGTCACATGCTGCCTTTTGCTGTGATTCATGTTCCAACGAACACTGTCATCGGCAGCACGCGGTACCACGACATCATCACACCCGTTGCCAGGCTTGAAATCGGGTACACCTGGTATGGTGCCAGTTGGCAACGCTCATCCGTGAACACATCCTGCAAGTTGATGCTGATGACCCACGCATTCGAAACCCTTGGCGCCAGAGTCGTTGGCTGGCGGACTGACAACTTCAACTTTGCATCCCAGCGCGCCATCGAGCGACTGGGTGCAAAGCGAGATGGAGTGTTGCGCGGCCACGCATTGCGTCGTGATGGCACGATCCGGGACACGGTGATGTACAGCGTCACTGCTGGTGAATGGCCTGAGATCAAGGCACACCTGAACTATCTGATGGCTCGTTATGCTCGTTGA
- a CDS encoding Smr/MutS family protein — protein sequence MELFRQAMRDVTPLRNAERVTHAARPVPESVQRRRTNASADQHPRDAPLSDFQYDPESPSNAFHRANGVSSDVLRRLRKDVRSIRATLDLHGMTVDQARNELAQFIKQCCLLNYRRIRIIHGQGFGSSAGVSILRLQTRHWLSQMPEVLGYVSPDSANGGEGAVLVLLRPPQKVDHG from the coding sequence ATGGAACTATTCCGGCAGGCGATGCGTGATGTGACGCCGCTCAGAAATGCTGAGCGCGTTACCCATGCTGCCCGCCCGGTTCCTGAAAGTGTTCAAAGGCGCAGAACCAATGCAAGCGCTGATCAGCATCCGCGCGACGCGCCGCTTTCAGACTTTCAATATGACCCCGAGTCTCCCTCAAATGCATTTCATCGCGCCAACGGGGTATCAAGTGACGTTTTGCGCAGACTGCGCAAAGATGTCCGTTCAATCCGCGCCACACTTGACCTGCACGGCATGACTGTCGACCAGGCTCGCAACGAACTTGCACAATTCATCAAGCAGTGTTGTTTGCTCAATTACAGGCGGATTCGTATCATTCACGGTCAGGGGTTTGGATCTTCGGCGGGTGTTTCCATCCTGAGATTGCAGACACGTCACTGGCTCAGTCAGATGCCCGAGGTACTGGGCTACGTCTCGCCAGACTCAGCTAATGGTGGAGAAGGCGCGGTCCTGGTACTACTCAGGCCGCCTCAGAAAGTCGACCATGGCTGA
- a CDS encoding sodium/substrate symporter small subunit, giving the protein MLTLALGLAWLLVSLLPLFLVAIPHSWSILGWPFAYAVVAFAVPLAYLAIIAVYALCARRADRDARKVEPIKPSERQA; this is encoded by the coding sequence GTGCTGACGCTAGCATTGGGGTTGGCGTGGCTTTTAGTCTCGCTGCTGCCGCTCTTCCTGGTTGCCATCCCGCATAGCTGGTCCATCCTTGGCTGGCCTTTCGCCTACGCAGTCGTTGCGTTCGCAGTACCACTGGCTTATCTCGCAATCATTGCGGTGTACGCTCTGTGTGCACGGCGAGCGGACCGCGACGCGCGCAAGGTTGAGCCCATCAAGCCGTCGGAGCGACAGGCTTGA
- a CDS encoding c-type cytochrome has translation MTSFSAKASAPLRRTLSSVSLAFLACAFGGTAVAADEIKGSAEAAREKVSMCIGCHGIPGYRASFPEVYSVPMIAGQNQEYLVVALKAYASGERTHPTMDAISKSLSEQDIADLAAYYSNLK, from the coding sequence ATGACGTCGTTCTCTGCAAAAGCATCTGCGCCGCTCCGTCGGACTCTCTCTAGCGTGTCACTGGCGTTTCTGGCCTGTGCCTTTGGAGGTACTGCCGTCGCTGCCGACGAAATCAAGGGCAGCGCTGAGGCAGCACGTGAAAAAGTCTCCATGTGCATCGGCTGTCATGGTATCCCCGGGTACCGGGCCAGCTTCCCGGAGGTGTACTCCGTTCCGATGATTGCCGGGCAGAATCAGGAATACCTGGTTGTGGCACTCAAGGCGTATGCATCGGGAGAGCGCACTCATCCGACGATGGATGCCATTTCCAAGAGTCTGTCAGAGCAGGACATTGCTGACCTGGCAGCCTATTACTCCAATCTGAAGTAA